The region TTTCTCGACTTGTTATGGCTACACATGACCTCAGTTCACCGCCTCATCTTCTACCAACACCCAATCTCAAGAACCCACTTCCTAGAAACCGTGATTCCGGCGATGAAACATTCTTTATCTCTCACCCTTCGCCACTACACTCCCCTCGCCGGAAAGTTGATTGTTTCTCCCGACAATTCTATCCTGTCGGAAATTCGTTACGAGGAAGGCGACACCGTCCCTTTAGTCCTGGCGGAGTCTGAGGGTGATTTTGATCATCTCACCTCCGACCAAGCAAAAAGCTGTACTGATTTTCATGAAGGCCtgggaattcttctctaatatCGCCGACAAGACAACATCGTCTGTATCGTTACCACCGGAATTTCTGCCGTCGTACGACAGAACAGTGATCAGAGATCCAAAAGGACTGGAATCTCTGTTCTGGGGCAACATTAAAAACATCAAAATTGAGGACACACACGTCCATCGTCTTCCGTTATTCACCAACCGGGTCCGGGTCACATACATGCTGACCCGGGACGACATCCAAAGGCTCAAGAATCACATCCTCGCTCACCGACCGGAACTAAAACATGTCTCCTCATTTACACTCATTTCTTCGTACCTATGGACTTGCTTAGTAAAATCCCGATATAGTGCAGAAACAGACAACATCGACGACGATGAAGACGAGCTCTTCGGCTTCGCGGCGGAATGCCGGGCACGGTTGGATCCACCGTTGCCTGAAAACTACTTCGGCAATTGCCTCACGTTCGTCATTGGATTCGCGAAGACGAAGCAACTGACGGGCGAGAAAGCGTTGGTAGATGCTGCCGCCGTGATCGGAGACAGTATTCGCCGGCAACTCTACGACAAGGAGTCTGGACTTTTCAAAGGCGCTGAAGATTGGTTTGCATTGTTATCGGCGGCGAAACCTGAGCGATCAATCAGCGTGGCTGGGTCGCCTAAATTCGATTACTATGAGCTGGATTTCGGATGGGGAAGGCCTAAGAAGTTCGAATTCGCTTCCATTGATTTATTTGGTGCCTTTTCTTTAAGTAAAGCTAGGGACATTGAAGGTGGTCTGGAGGTTGGTTTATCACTGCCACTCACACAAATTCACAGTTTTTCCACAATTTTCACCCATGATTTGAAGGCTTTATAGGTTTATATATGCATTTTCAATTTAGTATGTCTGATCTGCTTCTGggattttattttcttcactCCGTATCACTGCTGCGCTCTAGGCCGGGAATAATAGCAGAATGCAGATCAGAGTTTATAAGTAATTTCAATGTTGTTGCTGTTGCGTTGCCTATAAAAATATTGTCATCTGTGCTGGCTACATTCCATGGTTTTGAAATGGACAAATAACTACTTTGGTACCACATCATTATTTTATAGAGCATGGTGCACACATTTGtgtaaaacataaataataaatacatttttaatacattatttaaaagtacattattttgatatattattgtacattcaataaacaaataatatatatttaacatattaaaatatatattgcatttatgGTCCATACAACTAATCGTGGGTTACGTCTGAATCCACGGGTACCCGGAAACTACTTTGGCAATTGCCTGGTGGCCTGTTTCGGATATGCGAAGACTAAGCAACTGAGAGGGGAGCCAGGGACCATGAAAGTGCTGTCCAACTGGAGATTGGCTTGTCACTTCCCGCCACTCAATTCGATAATTTTATCAGGATTTGAAAGCCTTTCATAGCTTTTAAGAATGTTTGGTTTACGAAATGTCCCATTatcttatatatttagtttggataatggaaatataatattatcttATTTGGTTAAGGTAATATTTCAAGTtatatgatttaatttattataatgtcctcaataaataaattatataaacatatttgttattagaattaatatttgatgcatcagagtatatatataaatgatatacTAACGGTGAAAGAGAAGATGTtacattattaaaaagaaaaagataatatTGACAAGATTCTttcttacaaaatatttatcagTTTCTAaagtattatgtatttttattaagAAACTCTTTTTGAAATGCAAAGTAAATCGTCAACGATGACATATTCACTCTCCTCATATATGGATTCaacttttttacatttttatttttattaattcttttaataaattttaatattaggcTCAAATCTTTGAGCATTGcgtgtaaaaaataaaaaat is a window of Ipomoea triloba cultivar NCNSP0323 chromosome 11, ASM357664v1 DNA encoding:
- the LOC115997512 gene encoding malonyl-coenzyme A:anthocyanin 3-O-glucoside-6''-O-malonyltransferase-like — protein: MAISENITVLEQIPVAPSPEGTPKITLPFTFLDLLWLHMTSVHRLIFYQHPISRTHFLETVIPAMKHSLSLTLRHYTPLAGKLIVSPDNSILSEIRYEEGDTVPLVLAESEGDFDHLTSDQAKSCTDFHEGLGILL
- the LOC115996971 gene encoding phenolic glucoside malonyltransferase 1-like, which codes for MLTRDDIQRLKNHILAHRPELKHVSSFTLISSYLWTCLVKSRYSAETDNIDDDEDELFGFAAECRARLDPPLPENYFGNCLTFVIGFAKTKQLTGEKALVDAAAVIGDSIRRQLYDKESGLFKGAEDWFALLSAAKPERSISVAGSPKFDYYELDFGWGRPKKFEFASIDLFGAFSLSKARDIEGGLEVGLSLPLTQIHSFSTIFTHDLKAL